In the genome of Streptacidiphilus rugosus AM-16, one region contains:
- a CDS encoding MBL fold metallo-hydrolase gives MAKETRAGRGRKRLGRRQGDDAAAGAGPDAAEQDAAQSDGWAGGQDITAAAQAAGTGAAGVSSAAADVRITVDVFTGPESAFFATSSLVHGPEHAVLVDTQLTRSAGRELAEWVAGKARTLTAIVITHPHPDHYFGTEEVLRLFPGTPVYADPAVIDAITRTGLAKVVQWQQVLGDDITSAPIVPGPLPADTLLVDGAELHVMALGQGDCAATSIVHVPGARTVVAGDVAFNGTHVWTADTTREERADWLASLETVRGLDPDRVVAGHRAPGQDDDAARVIAFTGDYLREFDAHLAEHPGDADALFAAVTETYGELTLPAILQIGAQENTAR, from the coding sequence ATGGCGAAGGAGACCCGGGCAGGTCGCGGCAGGAAGCGCCTGGGCCGCCGGCAGGGCGACGACGCGGCGGCGGGTGCCGGGCCGGACGCGGCGGAGCAGGACGCGGCGCAGTCGGACGGCTGGGCCGGAGGACAGGACATCACCGCGGCTGCGCAGGCCGCTGGGACCGGCGCAGCCGGGGTGTCGTCGGCGGCAGCGGACGTGCGGATCACGGTCGACGTCTTCACCGGGCCCGAGTCGGCCTTCTTCGCCACCTCCTCGCTGGTCCACGGGCCGGAGCACGCCGTGCTGGTCGACACCCAGCTCACCCGCAGCGCCGGCCGCGAACTGGCCGAGTGGGTGGCCGGCAAGGCCCGCACGCTCACCGCGATCGTGATCACACACCCGCATCCGGACCACTACTTCGGCACGGAGGAGGTGCTCCGGCTCTTCCCCGGCACCCCCGTCTACGCCGACCCGGCGGTCATCGACGCGATCACCCGGACCGGCCTGGCCAAGGTGGTCCAGTGGCAGCAGGTCCTCGGGGACGACATCACCTCGGCGCCCATCGTCCCGGGGCCGCTGCCTGCGGACACCCTGCTCGTCGACGGCGCGGAACTGCACGTCATGGCGCTGGGTCAGGGTGACTGCGCGGCCACGTCGATCGTCCACGTCCCCGGTGCGCGGACCGTCGTCGCGGGGGACGTCGCGTTCAACGGAACGCACGTCTGGACCGCCGACACGACCAGGGAGGAGCGGGCGGACTGGCTCGCCAGCCTGGAGACGGTGCGCGGCCTCGACCCCGACCGGGTCGTCGCCGGCCATCGTGCGCCCGGCCAGGACGACGACGCGGCCCGGGTCATCGCCTTCACCGGTGACTACCTCCGCGAGTTCGACGCGCATCTCGCCGAACACCCCGGTGACGCCGACGCGCTGTTCGCGGCGGTCACCGAGACCTACGGCGAGCTGACGCTCCCGGCGATCCTGCAGATCGGCGCGCAGGAGAACACGGCGCGCTGA
- a CDS encoding MerR family transcriptional regulator → MRIGELARRVGTTTRTLRYYETRGLLSARRGENGYRSYDEDDVRLLRQIRLLQDFGFELEETRPFVDCLRAGHPHGDSCPASLDVYRRKLAELDACIDRLREVRDQVGAQLARAELARAELRAEARTGSAPRCELTDPKEAGGAMEAMEGEAR, encoded by the coding sequence ATGCGCATCGGTGAGCTGGCCCGGCGGGTCGGGACGACCACCCGGACGCTGCGCTACTACGAGACGCGCGGTCTGCTGTCCGCGCGGCGCGGGGAGAACGGATACCGCAGCTACGACGAGGACGACGTGCGTCTGCTGCGCCAGATCCGGCTGCTGCAGGACTTCGGCTTCGAGCTGGAGGAGACCCGGCCCTTCGTCGACTGTCTGCGCGCCGGCCACCCGCACGGAGACTCCTGCCCGGCCTCGCTCGACGTCTACCGGCGCAAGCTCGCCGAGCTGGACGCCTGCATCGACCGGCTGCGCGAGGTGCGCGACCAGGTCGGCGCCCAACTCGCCCGTGCCGAGCTGGCCCGTGCCGAGCTGCGCGCGGAGGCGCGGACCGGGTCCGCCCCGCGCTGCGAACTGACGGACCCGAAGGAAGCAGGGGGAGCGATGGAAGCGATGGAAGGGGAGGCGCGCTGA
- a CDS encoding thioredoxin family protein, whose translation MAGTSEWVRAVGDADFAAEVLASELPVLVEFTADWCPPCRMMVPVLAELAAERATELRVVTVDVDVNPETQAGYGVLSMPTLMLFSKGEPIWSAVGARPKRWLGQELTEALTRARAAA comes from the coding sequence ATGGCGGGAACGAGTGAGTGGGTGCGCGCGGTCGGGGACGCGGACTTCGCCGCGGAGGTCCTGGCGAGCGAGCTGCCGGTCCTGGTGGAGTTCACCGCGGACTGGTGCCCGCCCTGCCGGATGATGGTTCCGGTCCTGGCCGAGCTGGCGGCCGAGCGGGCCACGGAGCTGCGCGTCGTCACGGTCGACGTCGACGTGAACCCGGAGACCCAGGCCGGCTACGGCGTGCTGTCCATGCCGACCCTGATGCTCTTCAGCAAAGGCGAGCCGATCTGGTCGGCGGTCGGCGCGCGACCCAAGCGGTGGCTGGGACAGGAGTTGACGGAAGCGCTCACCCGGGCGCGCGCGGCAGCGTAG